The following proteins are encoded in a genomic region of bacterium:
- the pepT gene encoding peptidase T — MLQRKPGSPFPGLVDRFVTYAKIHTTSSESSETYPSTARQFDLARVLVAELQALGLSDAAFDEHCYVTATLPATPGCEKVPVIAFIAHMDTYPDVSGENVVPTFHPNYDGKDIALPKNGKKIVAAENPYLQECIGQTIITADGTTLLGADDKAGIAEILDALTRIVENPDFRHGPVKVAFTPDEEVGGGVKHFNVEKFGAKVAYTMDGGRRGEVENETFCADSAIVTFVGRDIHPGYAKDKMIASVKVAGSFLALIPREGAPETTSGREGYIHPIAIKGNCSETEVTLLIRDFELAELKPKADRIRGWAEQACAQWPGSSCRVEIKEYYRNMKYDISKEPRAMEYALEAVKRAGMSPILGLIRGGTDGAVLSAKGLPTPNIFTGEQDFHGYGEWVCVKDMELASDTIVHLIAVWSEKSS; from the coding sequence ATGCTCCAGCGCAAGCCCGGCTCGCCTTTCCCCGGCCTGGTCGACCGGTTCGTCACCTACGCGAAGATCCACACGACCAGCAGCGAGTCGTCCGAGACCTATCCGTCCACCGCCCGGCAGTTCGACCTGGCCCGCGTGCTGGTGGCCGAGCTGCAGGCCCTGGGCCTGAGCGACGCGGCCTTCGACGAACACTGCTACGTCACGGCCACGCTGCCGGCCACGCCGGGCTGCGAGAAGGTGCCGGTCATCGCCTTCATCGCCCACATGGACACCTATCCCGACGTGTCGGGCGAGAACGTGGTGCCCACCTTCCATCCGAACTACGACGGCAAGGACATCGCCCTGCCGAAGAACGGGAAGAAGATCGTCGCCGCCGAGAACCCCTATCTGCAGGAGTGCATCGGCCAGACCATCATCACCGCCGACGGCACCACGCTGCTGGGCGCCGACGACAAGGCGGGCATCGCCGAGATCCTCGATGCGCTGACGCGGATCGTCGAGAACCCCGATTTCCGGCACGGCCCGGTGAAGGTCGCCTTCACGCCCGACGAGGAAGTCGGCGGCGGGGTCAAGCATTTCAACGTGGAGAAGTTCGGCGCGAAGGTGGCCTACACCATGGACGGCGGCCGGCGCGGCGAGGTCGAGAACGAGACGTTCTGCGCCGACAGCGCCATCGTCACGTTCGTCGGGCGCGACATCCATCCCGGATACGCGAAGGACAAGATGATCGCCTCGGTGAAGGTGGCCGGCTCGTTCCTGGCGCTGATTCCGCGCGAAGGCGCGCCCGAGACGACCAGCGGCCGCGAGGGCTACATCCACCCCATCGCGATCAAGGGCAACTGCAGCGAGACGGAAGTGACGCTGCTGATCCGCGATTTCGAGCTGGCGGAACTGAAGCCGAAGGCCGACCGCATCCGCGGCTGGGCCGAGCAGGCCTGCGCGCAGTGGCCCGGTTCCTCGTGCCGCGTCGAGATCAAGGAATACTACCGCAACATGAAGTACGACATCTCGAAGGAGCCGCGGGCGATGGAGTACGCGCTCGAGGCCGTCAAGCGGGCGGGCATGTCGCCGATCCTCGGCCTGATCCGCGGCGGCACCGACGGCGCCGTGCTCTCGGCCAAGGGCCTGCCCACGCCGAACATCTTCACCGGCGAGCAGGACTTCCACGGGTACGGCGAGTGGGTGTGCGTGAAGGACATGGAGCTGGCTTCCGACACCATCGTGCACCTGATCGCGGTCTGGAGTGAGAAAAGCTCCTGA